The genomic stretch CCACATTGGGTGTCGCCGGTTTGCGGCGTCCCCTCCGCTCCGTGCGATATCGCACCGTCTGGCGAAGCCCCGGGGAGCTTGTCTCTCCGGGGCGGCTTTCGAGGAGCAATCATGAAGGACTTGCAACGATCCGGGCTGACCCGTGAACAATGGTCGGCGATGACGCTCTACGAGAAGTTCGAGCAAGTTGTCATCTTCGTCCTCAGCGTCATCATTGCGGCGATCGTCGTGGCATCGGTCTGGGCGCTGATGCGCGAAGTCGTGAACCGCCTGGTTCTGGGGGCATTCGACACTCTCGATTACGCCACCTTTCAGGTGGTGTTCGGCATGATCTTCACCGTGGTGATCGCGCTCGAGTTCAAGCGCTCCCTTCTTGTTGCGACCGAACGCAGCTTCGGGATCCTCCAGGTCCGCACGATCGTGCTGATCGCGCTCCTCGCCATCGCGCGCAAATTCATCATCCTGGACCTCGGCGAGACGGAATCATCCAAGATTGCCGCACTCGCGGGCGCGGCGCTTGCGCTCGGGGTTGTCCATTGGCTCGTGCGCGATCAGGACCGACGCGAACAGCCCCCTACTGAAAATGCAGATGGCGGTCAATGAACCGAACCTTTTTCATTCGACTTGTTTCAGCAACCTCTGCCGCGCTCCTTATCATAATTGTGTGGCAGAGCTTTCCTATCATTCAGGGCGTTGTGCTCGGTCGGTTTGCCGAACCGCGCGCCGTGGCTCCGCGCGGCGACCTGGCGGCGTTTGAACAAAGCACCATCACGGTATTCAACGCCGCTCGAGACAGTGTCGTCTTCATCACGACGGCCGAGCGTGTAGTCGATCCCTGGACCCGGAATGCCTATGACGTTCCGCGCGGGAACGGTTCAGGATTCGTCTGGGACGAACTCGGTCATGTGGTGACGAACAATCATGTTATCGCCGGCGCGAGCCGGGCAGTTGTCAGGCTGGCTGATGGCCGTGCCTTCTCCGCGCGCCTGGTGGGGCGTGCCCCCGAGCACGATCTGGCAGTCCTGCATATCGGCGTAGGTTCTGACCGGCCACCGCCAATCCCCATCGGCACCAGCAACGAGTTGCGTGTCGGTCAGAGCGTGTTCGCCATCGGCAATCCGTTTGGCTTGGACTGGACGATGACGACCGGAATTGTCTCGGCTCTCGGCCGCGAATTGCCGGGAGAAGGCAGTCTCCCGATACGTGGCCTGATCCAGACGGACGCAGCAATTAACCCCGGAAATTCCGGTGGCCCTCTGATTGACAGCGCGGGGCGTCTGATCGGCGTCAACACGGCGATTTTCAGTCCATCCGGCGGCAGTGCGGGAATCGGCTTTGCGGTTCCCGTCGATACGGTCAACCGGGTGGTGCCACAGCTCATCGCTCGCGGCAGCTATGCACCACCACGACTCGGCATCTTATTCGATCCCAGGGTCGACGCGATGCTCGCGCAGGATGGCTCCTCCGGCGTCATGGTCCTCGGAGTCGATCCTGACGGCCCCGCTGCCCGCGCGGGACTGGTCCCCGCCCGCATTAGCGGCGATGGGTTCATTGTAGCCGGCGACCGGATAATCGGCCTTGGAGCGACTAGAGTTGATGAAGCGGCTGACCTGATCGCGGCGCTCGAAGCGCATCGCCCCGGGGATCAGGTTGAATTGCACCTCCGGCGCGGCGATCAACACAAGAGCCTCAGGATCACACTTGGCGAACCGCGATAGGAGCCGGAAATGCCTGCTGTCTCGACGAGGCATCGATTTATCAATCTCGTCCAATCCGCGCTCTTGCTTGGCCTTATGGCGATGATCGCCTGGGTGTCCATGACAGCGGTCGTCGGCGCGGAGGTCGGGCTACTGCTTGCCTTCGGAATGGTTGCGGGTCTGATTTTTGCCCCCAATCTGCCGCAAGACTTCTTGCTGTCCGCATATCAGGCGGAGCGCATAACGGGACGTGATGCGCCCGGCCTTGTCGCAGGAATAGCGGAACTTGCGCGACGTGCCGATTTGCCGCGCGCGCCGAAGCTCTATCGCGTATCGAGCCCGTTGCCGAACGCCTTCGCGATGGGCAGTCCGGAAGACAGTACAATCTGCGTCACCGATGGACTGCTTCAACTCCTCGACGGTCGCGAACTCGTCGGCGTCCTGGCTCACGAAGTTGGCCACATCGCGAACCGCGACCTGTGGATCATGGGATTGGCAGATATGATGTCACGGTTGGTTTCCATCGCGAGTTGGCTTGGACAATTCCTGCTGCTCCTCAACCTACCTCTTATTTTCGCGGGCGCGGTCTATGTTCCGTGGCATATCGTGGCGCTTCTCATCTTCGCGCCCACCTTGATGGCGCTCGTGCAGCTCGGCCTGTCGCGCACCCGCGAGTATGACGCAGATCGCGCGGCGGCAGAGCTGACTGGCGACCCGGAGGGTCTCATGAGAGCGCTGAGCAAACTCGAACGTCGTGTCGGAAGGTTCTGGGAAGAAATTTTTCTTCCCGGCCGGCGCATTCCCGAGCCGTCTCTCTTGCGAACGCATCCAAGCACAGAAAGTCGGATCGCCAGGCTGCGTGAACTCACCGCCTTGGCAACACCGCAGTATCCGACAATTGCGGGCATGTCTTATAAACCACGGCTACCCTCGTTCTTGCCGCCCAAATTCCGTCGATATGGATTTTATTGGTAGAACGCG from Constrictibacter sp. MBR-5 encodes the following:
- a CDS encoding trypsin-like peptidase domain-containing protein, whose translation is MNRTFFIRLVSATSAALLIIIVWQSFPIIQGVVLGRFAEPRAVAPRGDLAAFEQSTITVFNAARDSVVFITTAERVVDPWTRNAYDVPRGNGSGFVWDELGHVVTNNHVIAGASRAVVRLADGRAFSARLVGRAPEHDLAVLHIGVGSDRPPPIPIGTSNELRVGQSVFAIGNPFGLDWTMTTGIVSALGRELPGEGSLPIRGLIQTDAAINPGNSGGPLIDSAGRLIGVNTAIFSPSGGSAGIGFAVPVDTVNRVVPQLIARGSYAPPRLGILFDPRVDAMLAQDGSSGVMVLGVDPDGPAARAGLVPARISGDGFIVAGDRIIGLGATRVDEAADLIAALEAHRPGDQVELHLRRGDQHKSLRITLGEPR
- a CDS encoding phosphate-starvation-inducible PsiE family protein, producing MKDLQRSGLTREQWSAMTLYEKFEQVVIFVLSVIIAAIVVASVWALMREVVNRLVLGAFDTLDYATFQVVFGMIFTVVIALEFKRSLLVATERSFGILQVRTIVLIALLAIARKFIILDLGETESSKIAALAGAALALGVVHWLVRDQDRREQPPTENADGGQ
- a CDS encoding zinc metalloprotease HtpX; translated protein: MPAVSTRHRFINLVQSALLLGLMAMIAWVSMTAVVGAEVGLLLAFGMVAGLIFAPNLPQDFLLSAYQAERITGRDAPGLVAGIAELARRADLPRAPKLYRVSSPLPNAFAMGSPEDSTICVTDGLLQLLDGRELVGVLAHEVGHIANRDLWIMGLADMMSRLVSIASWLGQFLLLLNLPLIFAGAVYVPWHIVALLIFAPTLMALVQLGLSRTREYDADRAAAELTGDPEGLMRALSKLERRVGRFWEEIFLPGRRIPEPSLLRTHPSTESRIARLRELTALATPQYPTIAGMSYKPRLPSFLPPKFRRYGFYW